A portion of the Lolium rigidum isolate FL_2022 chromosome 1, APGP_CSIRO_Lrig_0.1, whole genome shotgun sequence genome contains these proteins:
- the LOC124679323 gene encoding calcium-dependent protein kinase 21-like, whose translation MGGCYSAYASSRKLHGRLGNLSFVLPVEQDANNPAGTDNTCKTGSNNPDAGGTEEEELVTKTTAAEFARRYVLGKELGRGEFGVTRRCRDAATGESLACKTIRRHRRGGRGRGAQRKTAGGAEAAAKAKAAAAAAAAAHAADVRREVAIMRRMSSRGGAAVVRLREAREDPDGAVHLIMDLCEGGELFDRIVARGHYSERAAANIFRTIVDVIQLCHSNGVIHRDLKPENFLFANKSEDSPLKVIDFGLSVFFTPGDRFTEVVGSAYYMAPEVLKRSYGQEVDVWSAGVILYILLCGVPPFWGDNDEKIAQAILRGGIDFSREPWPRVSASAKDLIRRMLDPDPTTRLTASQVLEHPWLKNADTAPNVSLGEAVRSRLQQFSAMNKFKKKALGVVARNMPVEELDKYVQMFHLMDKDKNGNLSLEELMEGLHINGQPVPESEIRMLLEAADTDGNGTLDCDEFVTVSLHLKKMTNDEYLTAAFRYFDKDGSGFIELDELRQELGPNEQAILEIIRDVDTDKDGRISYQEFELMMKSGTDWRNGSRQYSRANFSSLSRKLCKEASSSS comes from the exons atgggggGCTGCTACTCCGCCTACGCCTCCTCGCGGAAGCTGCACGGCCGCCTCGGCAACCTCTCCTTCGTCCTCCCCGTCGAACAAGACGCCAACAACCCGGCCGGGACCGACAACACCTGCAAGACCGGCAGCAATAACCCGGACGCCGGcggcaccgaggaggaggagctggtgACCAAGACGACGGCCGCGGAGTTCGCGCGCCGGTACGTGCTGGGTAAGGAGCTGGGCCGCGGGGAGTTCGGGGTCACGCGCCGCTGCCGGGACGCCGCCACGGGCGAGTCGCTCGCGTGCAAGACCATCCGGAGGCAccgccgcggcggccgcggccgtggggcGCAGCGCAAGACCGCGGGCGGCGCCGAGGCCGCGGCCAAGGCcaaggctgccgccgccgccgccgccgcggcgcacGCGGCGGACGTGCGGAGGGAGGTGGCCATCATGCGGCGCATGTCGTCCCGCGGCGGGGCCGCCGTCGTGCGGCTGCGCGAGGCCCGCGAGGACCCCGACGGCGCCGTGCACCTCATCATGGACCTCTGCGAGGGCGGCGAGCTCTTCGACCGCATCGTCGCGCGCGGACACTACTCCGAGCGCGCCGCCGCCAACATCTTCCGCACCATCGTCGACGTCATCCAG CTGTGCCACTCGAACGGGGTGATCCACCGGGACCTGAAGCCGGAGAACTTCCTCTTCGCCAACAAGTCCGAGGACTCGCCGCTCAAGGTCATCGACTTCGgcctctccgtcttcttcaccCCCGGCGACCGCTTCACGGAGGTCGTCGGCAGCGCATACTACATGGCCCCCGAGGTCCTCAAGCGGAGCTACGGCCAGGAGGTGGACGTCTGGAGCGCCGGCGTCATCCTCTACATCCTCCTCTGCGGTGTGCCCCCATTCTGGGGCGACAACGACGAGAAGATCGCGCAGGCCATCCTCCGCGGCGGCATCGACTTCAGCCGGGAGCCATGGCCCAGGGTCTCCGCCAGCGCCAAGGACCTCATCCGACGGATGCTCGACCCGGACCCGACCACGCGCCTCACCGCATCGCAAGTTCTTG AGCACCCGTGGCTGAAGAACGCCGACACCGCGCCCAACGTGTCGCTGGGCGAGGCAGTGCGGTCGCGGCTGCAGCAATTCTCGGCCATGAACAAGTTCAAGAAGAAGGCCCTCGGGGTGGTGGCGAGGAACATGCCGGTGGAGGAGCTCGACAAGTACGTGCAGATGTTCCACCTCATGGACAAGGACAAGAACGGCAACCTCTCGCTGGAGGAGCTCATGGAGGGGCTCCACATCAACGGCCAGCCCGTGCCGGAGTCCGAAATCAGGATGCTGCTCGAGGCC GCGGACACGGACGGCAACGGCACGCTAGACTGCGACGAGTTCGTCACGGTGTCGCTGCACCTCAAGAAGATGACCAACGACGAGTACCTCACCGCCGCCTTCCGCTATTTCGACAAGGACGGCAGCGGCTTCATCGAGCTCGACGAGCTCAGGCAGGAGCTCGGCCCCAACGAGCAGGCCATCCTCGAGATCATCCGCGACGTCGACACCGACAAGGACGGACGCATCTCCTACCAGGAGTTCGAGCTCATGATGAAGTCAGGGACGGACTGGAGGAACGGGTCTAGGCAGTACTCGCGTGCCAACTTCAGCAGCCTTAGCCGCAAGCTCTGCAAAGAAGCCTCCTCTTCTTCGTGA